A single window of Zea mays cultivar B73 chromosome 10, Zm-B73-REFERENCE-NAM-5.0, whole genome shotgun sequence DNA harbors:
- the LOC103641408 gene encoding uncharacterized protein, producing the protein MASEDVVGKSRGDTVVTTIFNLAEEAKLAREGVKARGHQILTICKSLVAGGVAGGVNTPVLIDALSLDGSACKKLESSTAAPFAGLVCRRTLTLSNLLTNSKWFLIVIYAIFGCPLSYMLW; encoded by the exons ATGGCATCGGAGGACGTGGTGGGCAAGAGCAGGGGCGACACGGTCGTCACCACCATCTTCAACCTGGCGGAGGAGGCCAAGCTCGCGCGCGAGGGGGTCAAGGCGCGCGGCCACCAGATCCTCACCATCTGCAAGTCGCTCGTCGCCGGCGGCGTAGCAGGCGGAGT GAACACGCCTGTGCTGATCGATGCCCTGAGCTTAGACGGTTCTGCCTGCAAGAAGCTGGAGTCATCCACGGCAGCCCCGTTCGCAGGTCTGGTTTGTCGTCGGACTCTGACTCTCTCTAATCTCTTAACAAATAGCAAATGGTTCCTCATTGTAATCTACGCAATATTCGGGTGTCCTCTTTCATACATGCTTTGGTAA